The Helicobacter sp. MIT 99-5507 genome includes a region encoding these proteins:
- a CDS encoding acyl-CoA thioesterase, with amino-acid sequence MEDIFDRRSLSMTILMSPDLANFSGVVHGGHIMRMLDQVAYACATRYCGVDVVTVYVDSVSFRQPVPIGNLVTFLARVNYTGKSSMEVGIKVISEDIKNRTATHTNSSYFTMVALDPDGIPLEIDQLIPTTKEDKRRYEAAKQRKIARSKAK; translated from the coding sequence ATGGAAGATATTTTTGATAGACGATCTTTATCTATGACTATTTTGATGTCACCAGATTTGGCTAATTTTAGCGGTGTTGTCCATGGCGGACATATTATGAGGATGCTAGATCAAGTAGCTTATGCATGTGCGACTAGATATTGCGGTGTTGATGTAGTGACTGTGTATGTAGATAGTGTGAGTTTTAGACAACCTGTCCCAATTGGAAATCTAGTGACTTTTCTAGCTAGAGTAAATTATACAGGAAAAAGCTCAATGGAAGTAGGTATAAAAGTAATAAGTGAAGATATAAAAAATAGGACAGCAACACATACAAATAGTTCGTATTTTACGATGGTAGCACTAGATCCAGATGGAATACCACTAGAAATCGATCAACTAATACCAACAACAAAAGAAGATAAAAGGCGTTATGAAGCAGCAAAACAAAGAAAAATCGCAAGAAGCAAGGCTAAATAG
- the galE gene encoding UDP-glucose 4-epimerase GalE → MKNILFTGAAGYIGSCSAYHFLKNTSCNIFIIDNLSSGFVENISFLESNFKDRICFINLDLNNTCALKKILQQNKFDCVVHFAASLIVPESVVNPLLYYSNNTKNTLNLISLCIESKINKFIFSSTAAVYGEPKVLPVKEDSMLVPINPYGTSKMMSEMILRDTSIAYKDFNFVALRYFNVAGALSDSDFKNKFGLGQRSKNATHLIKVACECAVGKRESISIFGDDYDTKDGSCIRDYIHIDDLALAHLSAYEFLDSHKKSEVFNVGYGSGYSVKEVIDIVKEVSGVDFRVVQGKRREGDPAKLISDNAKILKETSWKPKYNDLRLIAKSAYLWECALKDENA, encoded by the coding sequence TTGAAAAATATACTTTTTACTGGTGCAGCCGGATATATCGGCTCTTGTAGTGCTTATCATTTTTTGAAAAATACTTCTTGTAATATTTTTATCATTGATAATTTAAGCAGTGGTTTTGTAGAAAATATTAGTTTCTTAGAATCTAATTTCAAAGATAGAATCTGCTTTATCAACCTTGATTTAAATAATACTTGTGCATTAAAAAAAATATTACAACAAAATAAATTTGATTGTGTAGTGCATTTTGCTGCTTCTTTAATCGTCCCAGAATCTGTTGTAAATCCGCTTTTGTATTATTCAAACAACACTAAAAATACGCTAAATTTGATTTCATTATGTATAGAATCTAAGATAAATAAATTTATTTTTAGTTCTACTGCTGCAGTTTATGGTGAGCCAAAAGTATTGCCTGTAAAGGAAGATTCTATGTTGGTTCCTATAAATCCTTATGGCACTTCTAAAATGATGAGCGAGATGATTTTAAGAGACACATCGATTGCATATAAAGATTTTAATTTTGTTGCACTCAGATATTTTAATGTAGCAGGTGCATTAAGTGATAGTGATTTTAAAAACAAATTTGGACTTGGACAAAGAAGCAAAAATGCTACACATCTAATAAAAGTAGCTTGTGAATGTGCTGTTGGAAAAAGAGAGAGTATAAGCATTTTTGGTGATGATTATGATACAAAAGATGGTAGTTGTATTCGAGATTATATTCATATTGATGATTTAGCATTAGCACATTTAAGTGCTTATGAATTCTTAGATTCTCATAAAAAAAGTGAAGTTTTTAATGTCGGATATGGCAGTGGATATAGCGTAAAAGAAGTGATTGATATTGTAAAAGAAGTTAGTGGAGTTGATTTTAGAGTAGTGCAAGGTAAAAGGCGAGAAGGCGATCCAGCAAAACTAATATCTGATAATGCAAAAATCTTAAAAGAGACTTCTTGGAAGCCAAAATATAATGATTTAAGACTGATTGCAAAAAGTGCATATTTATGGGAGTGTGCTCTAAAGGATGAAAATGCCTAA
- the accD gene encoding acetyl-CoA carboxylase, carboxyltransferase subunit beta → MALGIFNKKNKQIPTETAPKETQTQWIKCNSCNALMYYKEVLSQNSVCPKCNYHFRINVLDRIKLIFDEGSTIEHDRNLLPTDPLNFVDKKSYKQRIEEYAKKTGGRESSAISIEGKINGIDVQTVIFDFEFMGGSLASVEGEKILRAINRAIEKRQGLIICSSSGGARMQESTFSLMQMAKTSAALDKLSKANLPYISILTDPTMGGVSASFAFLGDIIIAEPGATIGFAGARVIKQTIGEDLPQGFQTAEFLLEHGLLDMVVHRKELKKTLSDLLEMLTNENKNLLNSKKTK, encoded by the coding sequence GTGGCTTTAGGAATTTTTAATAAAAAAAATAAGCAAATACCAACAGAAACTGCACCAAAAGAAACACAAACACAATGGATAAAATGCAATTCATGCAATGCATTGATGTATTATAAAGAGGTGCTAAGTCAAAACTCTGTATGTCCAAAATGTAATTATCACTTTAGGATAAATGTCCTTGATAGGATAAAATTAATCTTTGATGAAGGTAGCACAATAGAACATGATAGGAATCTATTGCCTACTGATCCGCTAAATTTTGTAGATAAAAAAAGCTATAAACAAAGAATCGAAGAATATGCAAAAAAAACAGGTGGAAGAGAGAGTTCAGCAATAAGCATAGAAGGAAAAATCAATGGAATAGATGTGCAAACTGTAATCTTTGATTTTGAATTTATGGGTGGAAGTCTTGCATCAGTTGAGGGTGAAAAAATACTTCGAGCTATCAATAGAGCGATTGAAAAAAGACAAGGATTGATAATTTGCTCATCAAGTGGTGGAGCAAGAATGCAAGAGAGCACATTTTCTTTAATGCAAATGGCAAAAACAAGTGCCGCCCTGGATAAATTATCCAAGGCTAATCTTCCTTATATTTCTATTTTGACAGATCCTACGATGGGTGGCGTTAGTGCGTCATTTGCATTTTTAGGTGATATTATCATAGCAGAACCAGGAGCTACAATAGGCTTTGCAGGAGCTAGAGTGATAAAACAAACAATAGGTGAAGATTTACCACAAGGATTCCAAACAGCAGAATTTCTCTTAGAACACGGACTGCTTGATATGGTAGTCCATAGAAAAGAATTAAAAAAGACTTTAAGTGATTTATTAGAAATGCTAACAAATGAAAATAAAAATTTACTCAATAGCAAAAAAACAAAATAA
- a CDS encoding TraR/DksA C4-type zinc finger protein has protein sequence MRKREIEELKNKLNLLKSNAINSIKDSNDTINTLNSISTSEEADISSFKSIAYVDENILKNNNMYLEDINRAIKKIENNQYGKCEMCNKNIDIRRLRAKPYARFCITCREIYEKTKSKNKRTMNVL, from the coding sequence ATGCGAAAAAGAGAGATTGAGGAACTAAAAAATAAACTTAATTTATTAAAAAGTAATGCTATAAATTCTATAAAAGATTCCAATGACACTATTAATACTCTAAATAGCATAAGTACAAGCGAAGAAGCTGATATCAGTAGTTTTAAATCAATAGCATATGTTGATGAAAATATATTAAAAAATAATAATATGTATTTAGAAGATATAAATAGGGCAATAAAAAAGATAGAAAATAATCAATATGGAAAATGTGAAATGTGTAACAAAAATATTGATATAAGACGTCTAAGGGCAAAACCTTATGCAAGATTCTGTATAACTTGCAGAGAAATATATGAAAAAACAAAAAGTAAAAATAAAAGGACAATGAATGTTTTATAA
- a CDS encoding 23S rRNA (pseudouridine(1915)-N(3))-methyltransferase RlmH, which yields MKIKIYSIAKKQNKCDEFIKQIKQFGVTVEDISIFNANIQKAQKDSAISAKESYGIEFSKYLKHNVPNIALHPNGKEVSTFEFSNLLRDKNEINFFIGGSYGFDDTFLSKTTNISLSKLTFSYKITKIIIFEQIFRALCIINNHPYHKE from the coding sequence ATGAAAATAAAAATTTACTCAATAGCAAAAAAACAAAATAAATGTGATGAATTTATAAAACAAATTAAACAATTTGGGGTAACAGTGGAAGATATAAGCATATTTAATGCTAATATACAAAAAGCACAAAAAGATTCTGCTATAAGTGCAAAAGAATCTTATGGAATAGAATTTAGTAAATATCTTAAACATAATGTGCCAAATATAGCACTTCACCCAAATGGCAAAGAAGTAAGCACATTTGAGTTTAGTAATCTCTTAAGAGATAAAAATGAAATAAATTTTTTTATTGGTGGTTCATATGGTTTTGATGATACATTTTTATCAAAAACTACAAATATATCACTAAGCAAACTTACTTTTAGCTATAAAATCACAAAAATTATTATATTTGAACAAATATTTAGAGCATTATGCATCATAAACAATCACCCATATCATAAAGAATAA
- the recO gene encoding recombination protein RecO, whose product MQGFISGITKLKNEDIIVQIITQNKFLSLYRFYGLRHSIISIGRKIDFDIEYNGQFIPKLRNIIQLGFAYESDFTKLYYWQQFLKLLNNHLRDTEDIPSFYFEMLNNGAIILNKQNPSRVLIEMYVKLLHFEGRLSLDSNCFICNEELSNKIAVTRGFLCAHNSCLINNIEVIDKDLFFGFIKLKKSIFLNDSEVEYLLNALLLGI is encoded by the coding sequence TTGCAAGGATTTATAAGTGGCATTACGAAGCTAAAAAATGAAGATATCATAGTCCAAATCATCACACAAAATAAATTTTTGAGTTTATATCGATTTTATGGGCTTAGGCATAGCATTATTAGTATTGGTCGCAAAATCGATTTTGATATAGAATATAACGGACAATTTATTCCAAAATTACGCAATATTATACAGCTTGGATTTGCTTATGAGAGTGATTTTACTAAGCTTTATTATTGGCAGCAATTTTTAAAGCTATTAAACAATCATCTACGCGATACAGAAGATATTCCTAGTTTTTATTTTGAAATGCTAAATAATGGCGCTATTATCTTAAATAAGCAGAATCCATCAAGGGTATTAATAGAAATGTATGTAAAATTACTGCATTTTGAAGGCAGATTAAGTTTGGATTCTAATTGTTTTATTTGTAATGAGGAATTATCTAACAAAATAGCTGTAACTAGAGGATTTCTATGCGCTCATAATAGTTGCCTAATAAATAATATTGAAGTAATTGATAAAGATTTATTTTTTGGTTTTATTAAGCTTAAAAAAAGCATATTTCTAAATGATAGTGAAGTTGAATACTTATTGAACGCACTTTTGCTTGGAATCTAA
- a CDS encoding tRNA dihydrouridine synthase, which translates to MLAPLAGYTDLPFRSMVKKFGVDISVSEMISAYALSFNSKKTLRMIKKSPLESPFSVQIAGNNKEIIKRSIDILNTQDGIDIIDLNCGCPAPKVSSHGNGSGLLKDLNLLASLVNTIKLNSNKKYTSIKIRLGFDKKIPLELASMINDCGADFVVVHGRTKIDAYKKEKIDYNAIALIKEKIKIPLIANGEIDSYDKAKEVLKITNANGVMIGRFALKEPWIFYQLKYDTKELPKLLKKDIVLEHFDNMIDEYGERGCIMFRKNLHTYAKNHQNAHEFRIKINSLTESKEMRDCIINFFNDEFIK; encoded by the coding sequence ATGTTAGCTCCACTTGCTGGATACACAGATTTGCCTTTTAGGAGTATGGTAAAAAAATTTGGTGTAGATATAAGTGTAAGCGAGATGATAAGTGCGTATGCACTTAGTTTTAATTCAAAAAAAACACTAAGAATGATTAAAAAAAGCCCTCTTGAATCTCCATTTTCTGTCCAAATTGCAGGCAACAATAAAGAAATCATAAAGCGAAGCATTGATATTTTAAATACACAAGATGGTATTGATATTATTGATCTAAATTGTGGCTGCCCTGCACCAAAAGTAAGCTCTCATGGTAATGGAAGTGGATTATTAAAAGATTTAAATCTACTTGCAAGCTTGGTAAATACAATAAAACTCAATTCAAACAAAAAATATACAAGCATAAAAATTCGCCTTGGCTTTGATAAAAAGATTCCACTTGAACTTGCAAGCATGATTAATGATTGTGGGGCGGATTTTGTTGTAGTGCATGGAAGAACAAAAATTGATGCATATAAAAAAGAAAAGATTGATTATAATGCGATTGCTCTTATTAAAGAAAAGATAAAGATTCCACTTATTGCAAATGGTGAGATAGATTCCTATGATAAAGCAAAAGAAGTATTAAAGATTACAAATGCAAATGGAGTGATGATTGGTAGATTTGCACTAAAAGAACCTTGGATATTTTATCAATTAAAATACGACACAAAAGAACTTCCAAAATTGCTAAAAAAAGATATAGTGCTAGAGCATTTTGACAATATGATTGATGAATATGGCGAACGCGGATGTATAATGTTTAGAAAAAATTTACATACTTATGCTAAAAATCATCAAAATGCACATGAATTTAGAATCAAAATCAATTCATTGACAGAATCTAAAGAAATGAGAGATTGCATTATCAATTTCTTTAATGATGAATTTATTAAATAA
- a CDS encoding glycosyltransferase family 4 protein, whose translation MPKYEIVYFCEVFFLSLIIAFVVDSFIIRYAQKSGLLLDRDSSIKPQKMHYGDIPRAGGIGIFLALCFIIFFGLKYFNLLLFIPICLVFLSGVLEDIKNSLSPKQRLLLQVLASISAIYFFDCVITDIGLSLPYYIGVIFSVFCIVGIINAINIIDGFNGLAGGFSILALLSITFVSYIVGDIKIFYICIGLIGGILGFLLLNFPKGRIFLGDGGAYLVGFILAFLLILLTQNKDNGVSPWYGICIMIYPIFEVLFSIYRKKIIRSMSAMEPDSIHFHMLIYKRITRSNYKTSILIWILNIPFIFLPILFFDNTFMLIAISIVFIFIYLFIYFRIIKFAGIKLL comes from the coding sequence ATGCCTAAATATGAGATTGTATATTTTTGCGAGGTATTTTTTCTATCACTCATTATTGCATTTGTAGTTGATAGTTTTATCATACGATACGCACAAAAAAGTGGTTTGTTACTTGATAGAGATTCTTCTATAAAACCACAAAAAATGCATTATGGTGATATTCCTAGAGCAGGCGGAATAGGCATATTTCTAGCTCTTTGTTTTATTATTTTCTTTGGATTAAAATACTTTAATCTTTTACTATTTATTCCTATATGTTTGGTATTTTTAAGTGGAGTATTAGAAGATATAAAAAATTCTCTAAGCCCAAAACAGCGGCTTTTATTACAAGTTTTAGCCTCTATTAGCGCGATTTATTTTTTTGATTGTGTGATTACTGATATTGGATTATCTTTGCCTTATTATATTGGTGTTATTTTTAGTGTATTTTGTATTGTTGGGATTATTAATGCTATAAATATTATCGATGGTTTCAATGGATTAGCTGGAGGATTTAGCATTCTTGCATTGCTAAGTATTACATTTGTTTCATATATCGTTGGTGATATAAAAATATTTTATATTTGCATTGGGCTTATTGGCGGAATCTTGGGTTTTTTACTTTTAAATTTTCCAAAAGGCAGAATCTTTTTAGGTGATGGTGGAGCATACTTGGTTGGCTTCATCTTGGCGTTTTTGCTTATTTTGCTTACTCAAAATAAAGATAATGGAGTTAGCCCATGGTATGGAATCTGCATTATGATATATCCTATTTTTGAAGTCCTATTTTCTATTTATAGAAAGAAAATAATACGCTCTATGTCTGCTATGGAGCCAGATTCTATTCATTTTCATATGTTGATTTATAAGCGAATAACTCGCTCAAATTATAAAACTTCAATATTAATATGGATTTTAAATATTCCATTTATATTTTTACCAATTTTATTTTTTGATAATACATTTATGCTTATTGCTATTTCTATAGTTTTTATTTTTATTTATTTATTTATTTATTTTAGAATTATTAAATTTGCAGGGATAAAATTGCTTTAA